The Cervus canadensis isolate Bull #8, Minnesota chromosome 29, ASM1932006v1, whole genome shotgun sequence genome includes a window with the following:
- the CST6 gene encoding cystatin-M, giving the protein MARPSLLLPMALALLAFCLLALPRDARARPGDRKVGELQELSPSDPQVQKAAQAAVANYNMGSNSDYYFRDITILRAHSQLVAGIKYYLTVDMGSTACRKSAVAGDHVDLTTCPLAAEAEQEKLRCDFEILVVPWKNSSQLLKHDCVSL; this is encoded by the exons ATGGCGCGTCCCAGCCTCCTGCTGCCGATGGCCCTGGCCTTGCTCGCATTCTGCCTCCTGGCGCTGCCCCGCGACGCCCGGGCCCGGCCGGGGGACCGCAAGGTCGGAGAACTGCAGGAGCTGTCGCCCAGCGACCCGCAGGTGCAGAAGGCGGCGCAGGCGGCCGTGGCCAACTACAACATGGGCAGCAACAGCGACTACTACTTCCGCGACATCACCATCCTCCGGGCCCACAGCCAG CTGGTGGCGGGCATCAAGTACTACCTGACCGTGGACATGGGGAGCACGGCCTGTCGGAAGAGTGCCGTGGCTGGAGACCACGTAGACCTCACCACCTGCCCCCTGGCCGCAGAAGCAGAACAGGAG AAGCTGCGCTGTGACTTTGAGATCCTTGTGGTTCCCTGGAAGAACTCCTCCCAGCTTCTAAAGCACGACTGTGTGTCCCTGTAG
- the CATSPER1 gene encoding cation channel sperm-associated protein 1 encodes MRQTLMTQMYSLTLAHQPHTIGLAAVEFTTITKVHPVTMDSSSKTSESCPEEDEHVQKRKVGRAPRAHKKVHSSDFLYWLWEKLSQLIWGLRRMLRRLVDSLALETFIIFIVCLNTIMLVAQTFAEVEIRGEWYFTALDYIFLSIYVVEAVLKIIALGLAYFLDPWNNLDFFIMVMGVVDFTLIQVNSSSTRAIHNQSVFRIFKVFKTLRALRAIRVLRRLRFLTNLQEVTGTLARSLPSITAILILMFTCLFLFSVVLRALFRYSDPKRFQNIFTTIFTLFTMLTLDDWSLIYLDSRAHGAWYIIPILMIYIIIQYFIFLNLVIAVLVDNFQMALLKGLEKVKQEKAAELHEELLDDSVTKLMEAEPKEVLSEHTIQKQLIEKKFGALTEKQLETLFHFLQLVAGVEHYQLKFRSQAAVIDEIVDTTFEAGEEDFRK; translated from the exons ATGAGGCAGACACTGATGACTCAGATGTATTCTCTCACCCTGGCTCATCAACCCCATACCATAGGCCTGGCCGCGGTGGAGttcaccaccatcaccaaggTGCATCCCGTCACCATG GACTCCTCCTCTAAGACCTCGGAAAGCTGCCCTGAAGAAGACGAGCACGTTCAGAAGCGCAAAG TTGGCCGAGCCCCACGGGCCCACAAGAAGGTGCACTCTTCGGACTTCTTGTATTGGTTGTGGGAAAAATTAAGCCAGCTTATTTGGGGCCTTCGGAGAATGCTCAGGAGACTGGTTGACTCCCTGGCCCTTGAAACCTTCATCATCTTCATCGTCTGCCTCAACACCATCATGCTTGTGGCTCAGACCTTCGCTGAAGTCGAGATCCGGGGCG AGTGGTACTTCACGGCCTTGGACTACATCTTCCTCTCCATCTACGTGGTGGAAGCTGTGCTCAAAATCATTGCTCTCGGCCTCGCGTATTTTTTGGACCCCTGGAACAACCTGG ATTTCTTCATCATGGTAATGGGTGTGGTGGACTTCACACTCATACAGGTCAACTCTTCCTCCACGCGTGCGATCCACAACCAAAGCGTCTTCCGCATCTTCAAGGTCTTTAAGACCCTGCGAGCCCTGCGCGCGATCCGAGTCCTTCGGAGGCTCAG ATTCCTGACCAACCTCCAGGAAGTGACCGGAACCCTGGCCCGGTCCCTGCCGTCCATCACTGCCATCCTCATCCTCATGTTTACCTGCCTCT TCCTGTTCTCTGTGGTGCTCCGGGCACTGTTCCGCTACTCTGATCCCAAACGCTTCCAGAACATCTTCACCACCATCTTCACCCTCTTCACCATGCTCACCCTGGACGACTGGTCCCTCATCTACCTGGACAGCCGGGCCCACG GCGCCTGGTACATCATCCCCATTCTCATGATCTATATCATCATCCAGTACTTCATCTTCCTCAA CCTGGTGATTGCTGTCCTGGTGGATAACTTCCAGATGGCGCTGCTCAAAGGCCTGGAGAAAGTGAAGCAGGAG AAGGCGGCTGAGCTCCATGAAGAGCTGCTGGATGACTCAGTGACAAAGCTCATGGAAGCAG AGCCTAAAGAGGTGCTAAGTGAACACACTATACAGAAGCAGCTCATTGAGAAAAAATTTGGAGCCCTGACTGAGAA GCAGCTGGAGACCCTGTTCCACTTCCTGCAGCTGGTGGCTGGCGTGGAGCATTACCAGCTGAAATTCCGCTCCCAGGCCGCTGTCATTGATGAGATTGTGGACACCACATTCGAG GCTGGAGAAGAGGACTTCAGAAAGTGA